A portion of the Faecalibacterium sp. I3-3-89 genome contains these proteins:
- a CDS encoding class II aldolase/adducin family protein produces MNHTGSIQLFLDTCHLIHAKGLVSGSGGNISLRCDDGILITPSGRSLESLKEEDLVLLQMDGSYTCPNGGIPSKEWRMHLACYRARPDVSALVHVHSSNAVAVSCMKNADSSCAIPVYTPGYSMRVGELPILPYMTPGSVELCDHVFPLIAERNSVLLANHGPLAVGRSMEEALNIIEEIEDEAKLFLLLGDRGIAMTKAQQDALPSHGLRF; encoded by the coding sequence ATGAACCATACCGGCTCTATACAGCTTTTTCTCGATACCTGCCACCTCATCCACGCCAAGGGGCTGGTCAGCGGCTCCGGCGGCAACATCAGCCTGCGCTGCGACGACGGCATCCTCATCACCCCCTCCGGCCGGAGCTTGGAATCCTTAAAGGAAGAAGACCTCGTCCTGCTGCAGATGGACGGAAGCTACACCTGCCCCAACGGTGGCATCCCGTCGAAAGAGTGGCGGATGCATCTGGCCTGCTACCGCGCCCGCCCGGACGTCTCGGCCCTCGTCCATGTCCACAGCAGCAATGCTGTGGCCGTTTCCTGTATGAAGAATGCAGACTCCTCCTGCGCTATCCCGGTGTATACCCCCGGCTACAGCATGCGCGTGGGCGAGCTGCCCATCCTTCCTTATATGACGCCCGGTTCGGTAGAACTGTGCGACCACGTCTTCCCTCTCATCGCAGAGCGCAACTCGGTGCTTCTGGCAAATCACGGTCCTTTGGCCGTGGGCCGCAGCATGGAGGAGGCGCTGAACATCATCGAGGAGATTGAGGACGAGGCGAAGCTTTTCCTGCTTCTGGGTGACCGTGGCATCGCTATGACGAAAGCACAGCAGGATGCTCTGCCCTCCCACGGACTGCGCTTTTGA
- a CDS encoding GntR family transcriptional regulator: protein MNTVQNIECVTDLSLLVNTSLVDVVADKIRQNIYTGKYEAGKKLIVRELSEEFGVSHTPVKDALNRLISEGYVEALPRRSMVVRTYTNAELLDALEARMMCEVFYADAIIEMSKGHPELVKELKEVMATTRRLVAERGEHFNADWVANEVRFHRCYMLYCGNARVVKMHQDLGTNRITFLAYLGVNHTPLKLSTLECNLMEHQAIVDAIAAADSARFINAVTRHIARATDDYATDDECRAKAARIKALKAKYEV, encoded by the coding sequence ATGAACACAGTACAGAACATCGAGTGCGTTACGGATCTCAGCCTGCTGGTCAATACCTCTTTAGTAGATGTGGTGGCAGACAAGATCCGGCAGAATATTTATACCGGCAAGTATGAGGCCGGAAAGAAGCTTATCGTCCGGGAACTGTCCGAGGAATTTGGTGTGAGCCATACGCCAGTGAAGGATGCATTGAACCGTCTCATCTCCGAGGGCTATGTGGAGGCGCTGCCCCGCCGTAGCATGGTGGTGCGTACCTACACGAACGCCGAACTGCTGGATGCGCTGGAAGCTCGCATGATGTGCGAGGTTTTTTACGCAGATGCGATTATTGAGATGTCAAAAGGACACCCTGAGCTGGTGAAGGAGCTGAAGGAAGTGATGGCAACGACCCGCCGTTTGGTGGCGGAGCGCGGCGAACACTTCAACGCCGATTGGGTCGCAAATGAGGTGCGGTTTCATCGCTGCTATATGCTTTACTGCGGCAACGCCCGTGTGGTCAAAATGCACCAAGACCTTGGGACCAACCGCATCACATTTCTGGCCTATCTCGGTGTCAACCATACTCCGCTCAAGCTGAGTACACTGGAGTGCAACCTCATGGAGCATCAGGCCATCGTGGATGCTATCGCAGCTGCAGACTCTGCCCGCTTCATCAATGCAGTCACCCGCCACATCGCCCGCGCCACCGACGACTACGCCACCGATGACGAATGCCGTGCCAAGGCTGCCCGTATCAAGGCGCTGAAAGCAAAATACGAAGTTTGA
- a CDS encoding LytR/AlgR family response regulator transcription factor, with amino-acid sequence MLKIAVVEDQQEVRDELCRFIRKYAAENSLQVEAVPIEDGAVIAAHYEPGWDIIFMDVEMPGLDGFGAAEKIRAVDGDAVLVFVTNMAQYAIKGYEVDALDYVLKPVNYYQFCTKLSRAVQRVERRRGGQVVLQLAGGGMQVLSTNDIYYLETRDRLLWYHTAKGEFSVRASLASAEKQLAQYHFSRCNQCYLVNLQYVKAVENDFVHVNTDRLEISRRQRAAFLTAVASYIGGVL; translated from the coding sequence ATGCTGAAGATCGCGGTTGTCGAAGATCAGCAGGAGGTGCGGGACGAGCTGTGCCGGTTCATCCGGAAGTACGCCGCCGAAAACAGCCTGCAGGTGGAGGCCGTGCCCATCGAGGACGGGGCGGTCATCGCGGCCCATTACGAGCCGGGCTGGGACATCATCTTTATGGACGTGGAGATGCCGGGGCTGGACGGCTTCGGCGCGGCGGAAAAGATACGGGCCGTGGACGGGGACGCCGTGCTGGTGTTCGTGACCAACATGGCGCAGTACGCAATCAAGGGCTATGAGGTGGATGCGCTGGACTATGTGCTCAAGCCGGTGAACTACTACCAGTTCTGCACCAAGCTCTCCCGGGCCGTCCAGCGGGTGGAGCGCCGCCGGGGCGGGCAGGTCGTTCTGCAGCTGGCAGGCGGCGGAATGCAGGTGCTCTCCACCAACGACATCTATTATCTGGAGACCCGTGACCGGCTGCTCTGGTATCACACTGCAAAAGGGGAGTTTTCGGTCCGGGCCAGCCTCGCCAGCGCCGAAAAGCAGCTGGCACAGTACCATTTCTCCCGCTGCAACCAGTGCTATCTGGTCAACCTGCAATACGTCAAGGCCGTGGAGAACGACTTCGTCCACGTCAACACCGACCGCTTGGAGATCAGCCGCCGCCAGCGCGCAGCCTTCCTCACGGCGGTGGCGTCCTACATTGGAGGTGTGCTGTGA
- a CDS encoding xylulokinase, which translates to MTQNETLLLGIDIGTTGTKCAIYDLKGELVAHAYQEYSMIHPQPSWAEQDPHRWWNAVQTNLRDCFEQQGIDSSRIASIGLSCTNAMTLVDEAGEPVYNAIGHHDKRADPQVAWLREHVGEELVLRVTADKLDKGSFCLPSLRWLIDNRPELVARAYKMLMPSGYIIQKLTGKFSMNRPRMSLTSLSDIRTGEWSREIAKKAEIPFSLLPTPYDPCDIVGGVTEEAAHITGLKAGTPVSAGCLDSVVATLGAGAVQEGDVALTIGSSGRICYIGSEPIYDKRLLNCRSPYQGLYTILQTTDNAGISLRWFRDVFGDAVQQKAEAAGLSVYDYMNTLAEKVPAGCNGLVYLPYLAGEKSPIWDSDARGVFFGMSLSTDYGAFVRAIMEGVALSMRDCMEIMPAAKKSISPIPLGGGAANSRVWCQIFADVLNRPIVRLKSGETETLGDFIIAAESVGLSDVTRDFGKKLAAESEVLYPDSAAASVYDKTYQKYKAVYQNTKTLF; encoded by the coding sequence ATGACTCAAAACGAAACATTGCTGCTGGGCATCGACATCGGCACTACCGGCACGAAATGTGCGATCTATGACCTGAAGGGTGAGCTTGTCGCCCACGCCTATCAGGAGTACTCCATGATACACCCGCAGCCGTCCTGGGCCGAGCAGGATCCCCATCGCTGGTGGAACGCCGTCCAGACGAATCTACGCGACTGCTTTGAGCAGCAAGGCATCGACAGCAGCCGCATCGCCTCCATCGGCCTGAGCTGCACCAATGCCATGACGCTGGTGGACGAGGCAGGCGAGCCGGTGTACAACGCCATCGGCCACCACGACAAGCGCGCCGACCCGCAGGTGGCGTGGCTGCGTGAGCATGTCGGCGAGGAGCTCGTCCTCCGCGTCACGGCGGACAAGCTGGACAAGGGCTCGTTCTGCCTGCCCTCTCTGCGTTGGCTCATCGACAACCGCCCCGAGCTGGTGGCTCGGGCGTATAAAATGCTGATGCCCAGCGGCTACATCATCCAGAAGCTCACCGGAAAGTTCTCCATGAACCGCCCCCGGATGAGCCTCACCTCGCTGTCCGACATCCGCACCGGCGAGTGGAGCCGCGAGATCGCCAAAAAGGCGGAGATTCCCTTCTCGCTGCTGCCTACCCCCTACGACCCCTGCGACATCGTGGGCGGCGTCACCGAGGAGGCTGCCCACATCACCGGATTAAAAGCCGGTACACCGGTGTCTGCCGGTTGTCTGGACAGCGTAGTGGCCACATTGGGCGCAGGCGCTGTGCAGGAGGGCGATGTCGCCCTCACCATCGGCAGCAGCGGCCGCATTTGCTACATCGGCAGCGAGCCCATCTACGATAAGCGTCTGCTGAACTGCCGCAGCCCCTATCAGGGCCTGTACACCATTTTGCAGACCACCGACAACGCCGGCATCTCCCTGCGCTGGTTCCGTGATGTCTTCGGCGACGCCGTCCAGCAGAAGGCCGAGGCTGCGGGCCTGTCCGTCTACGATTACATGAACACGCTGGCTGAGAAGGTTCCCGCAGGCTGCAACGGTCTGGTCTATCTTCCCTATCTGGCCGGTGAAAAGTCCCCCATCTGGGACTCCGACGCCCGGGGCGTCTTCTTCGGCATGAGCCTTTCCACCGATTACGGTGCTTTCGTCCGCGCCATCATGGAGGGCGTCGCACTCTCTATGCGGGACTGCATGGAAATTATGCCTGCTGCCAAGAAGTCTATTTCCCCCATTCCTCTGGGCGGCGGCGCAGCCAACAGCCGCGTCTGGTGTCAAATTTTCGCCGACGTGCTGAACCGTCCTATCGTCCGCCTCAAGAGCGGTGAGACGGAAACTCTGGGCGATTTTATCATCGCCGCCGAGAGCGTCGGCCTCTCCGACGTCACCCGCGACTTCGGTAAGAAGCTGGCCGCTGAGAGCGAAGTCCTCTATCCCGATTCTGCGGCAGCATCGGTCTATGATAAGACCTATCAGAAGTATAAGGCTGTTTATCAGAACACGAAAACGCTATTCTAA
- a CDS encoding TRAP transporter small permease gives MAKKLLDTIKFLLRLISCVSICLLVVIVFMQVINRNFFDHSFTWVEEVASMAMVFITYLGAAMATINNGNTRIDFFIRKLPTPVYNAFELLDDVICIVFLVIVSTIAYKQMLTSWSMQTPALRLPQGINYLAILLGCVLMIVFYVVWAILHLMKLMGRDTSKEEEELNR, from the coding sequence TTGGCAAAGAAGCTTCTCGATACCATCAAATTCCTGCTGCGGCTCATCAGCTGCGTCTCCATCTGCCTGCTGGTGGTCATCGTGTTCATGCAGGTCATCAACCGCAACTTCTTTGACCACTCATTTACTTGGGTGGAGGAAGTGGCCAGCATGGCGATGGTTTTCATCACCTATCTGGGCGCGGCAATGGCTACCATCAACAACGGCAATACCCGCATCGATTTCTTTATCCGCAAGCTCCCGACCCCGGTGTATAACGCTTTCGAACTGCTCGACGACGTCATCTGCATCGTGTTCCTTGTCATCGTGTCCACCATTGCCTATAAGCAGATGCTGACCAGCTGGTCCATGCAGACCCCCGCCCTCCGTCTGCCTCAGGGTATCAATTATCTGGCCATCCTGCTGGGCTGCGTGCTGATGATCGTCTTCTATGTGGTTTGGGCCATCCTGCACCTGATGAAGCTGATGGGCAGGGATACCTCTAAGGAAGAGGAGGAATTGAATCGATGA
- a CDS encoding GHKL domain-containing protein, with the protein MSIVFHHVIFRALLRWGAALAFCLPLKHRPGFRLRALGMLLPLMGLTYVLDPSAQSTNLHELQFSLLALYVSFFVLLGMMIYACVEIDRKGALYCAVWSLLTSQTAYEGWRLAEVFFERRGTPLDIDGLPVRLAQLTTGAIFYFVICNALSRKMSYKGEYHIGPRQLTSAFFIGILFMFQAALLSSREMFEMPASLAGTVLIGQFYFLTLLYFQTEVFKKSAMQKEMDTLNLLYERQREQYQVARQNVQIINKRCHELKLQIAALRQMSGAASDPPDPELKAHIDEAEKAAQLYDASRNTGNEVLDVVLTEKSLLCESRRIQLNAVTDGSCLGFFEASDLYALFANMLDHAIESAVQVPEPERRCIDLLVCTRQSFVVVNIISPDRPPEAADTRATHYAVKVTNRIVQKYKGTLTTESQNGFFAVKIIFPQGK; encoded by the coding sequence GTGAGCATCGTTTTCCACCATGTCATCTTCCGGGCGCTGCTGCGCTGGGGTGCGGCGCTGGCCTTCTGTCTGCCGCTCAAACACCGGCCCGGCTTCCGCCTCCGTGCACTGGGGATGCTGCTGCCGCTGATGGGCCTGACCTATGTGCTGGATCCTTCGGCCCAGAGTACCAACCTCCACGAGCTTCAATTCTCGCTGCTGGCGCTCTATGTGTCCTTCTTCGTCCTGCTGGGCATGATGATCTACGCCTGCGTCGAGATCGACCGGAAGGGGGCACTCTACTGCGCGGTGTGGAGCCTGCTCACCTCCCAGACGGCCTATGAGGGCTGGCGGCTGGCGGAGGTGTTCTTTGAGCGCCGCGGCACCCCCCTCGATATCGATGGGCTTCCGGTCCGGCTGGCCCAGCTCACCACAGGTGCGATCTTTTATTTTGTCATCTGTAACGCCCTCTCCCGGAAGATGTCTTATAAAGGAGAGTACCACATCGGCCCGCGCCAGCTGACCAGCGCTTTTTTCATCGGCATCCTCTTCATGTTCCAAGCTGCGCTGCTGAGCAGCAGAGAGATGTTCGAGATGCCCGCCAGCCTTGCGGGCACGGTGCTCATCGGACAGTTCTACTTCCTGACCCTGCTCTACTTCCAGACCGAGGTGTTCAAGAAGTCGGCCATGCAGAAGGAGATGGACACCCTCAACCTTTTATATGAGCGCCAGCGGGAGCAGTATCAGGTGGCGCGGCAGAACGTCCAGATCATCAACAAGCGCTGCCATGAGCTGAAGCTTCAGATCGCCGCCCTCCGCCAGATGTCGGGCGCGGCGTCCGACCCGCCCGACCCGGAGCTGAAGGCCCACATCGACGAGGCCGAGAAGGCGGCACAGCTTTACGACGCCAGCCGCAACACCGGCAACGAGGTGCTGGACGTGGTGCTCACCGAAAAATCGCTGCTCTGCGAATCCCGCCGCATCCAGCTCAATGCGGTGACGGACGGCAGCTGTCTGGGCTTTTTTGAGGCCAGCGACCTCTACGCCCTCTTTGCCAATATGCTCGACCACGCCATCGAGAGCGCCGTGCAGGTGCCCGAGCCGGAGCGCCGCTGCATCGACCTGCTGGTCTGCACCCGTCAGAGCTTCGTGGTGGTGAACATCATCAGCCCCGACCGTCCGCCGGAGGCCGCCGACACCCGCGCCACCCACTACGCCGTCAAAGTGACGAACCGCATCGTCCAGAAATATAAAGGTACTCTGACCACCGAGAGCCAGAACGGTTTCTTTGCGGTGAAGATCATTTTTCCGCAGGGGAAGTAA
- a CDS encoding TRAP transporter large permease, translating into MNTGLILMFVALAVCLLIGVPVAFSIGISCMTLLYVNGGPSMDILLQRMVSGAKSFNMLAMPMFIFAGALMVYGSTPRLIKLANMLLRKFPGGLGATAMAACGFFGAVSGSGVASAAAIGKIIGPSMLEEGYPKGLTAGLIAAGGTMACIIPPSIVMVVYAQSASVSVGDMFLGGVAPGLLTIIALIALNSFFAVRRQKKENKDPHEYTVNERMKIILDALLPLLMPVAILGGVFSGLCTATEAAVVAVVYALFLAVFVYRELTLKDFFKVSADAVVSTGVIMLIISVASPFGWLMSTQKVPQMFASWLMSITDSKFLILAFIFLLLMILGMFMETVCIIILTTPILLPIAVSVGLTPLHFGIALLMTLMVGSLTPPLSVNLFTSCRVLGMKVDEAFPDTLYVIGTVALMAILTFTIPGLAEFLPAVLGG; encoded by the coding sequence ATGAATACTGGATTGATCCTGATGTTTGTTGCGCTGGCGGTCTGCCTCCTCATCGGCGTGCCGGTCGCATTCTCCATCGGCATCAGCTGCATGACTCTGCTCTACGTCAACGGCGGCCCCTCGATGGACATTCTGCTGCAGCGCATGGTCAGCGGCGCAAAGAGCTTTAATATGCTGGCGATGCCCATGTTCATCTTTGCCGGTGCCTTGATGGTCTACGGCAGTACACCGCGATTGATAAAGCTGGCGAATATGCTGCTTCGTAAATTCCCCGGTGGTCTGGGTGCAACGGCTATGGCTGCCTGCGGCTTCTTCGGTGCCGTTTCCGGTTCCGGTGTCGCCTCTGCTGCCGCCATCGGCAAGATCATCGGCCCCTCCATGCTGGAGGAGGGGTATCCCAAAGGCCTGACGGCCGGCCTTATCGCAGCCGGCGGCACGATGGCCTGCATCATCCCGCCAAGCATCGTCATGGTGGTCTACGCCCAGTCGGCCAGCGTCTCCGTGGGCGATATGTTCCTCGGCGGCGTGGCCCCCGGCCTGTTGACCATCATCGCCCTCATCGCCCTGAATAGCTTCTTCGCTGTCCGTCGGCAGAAGAAGGAGAACAAGGACCCTCACGAGTACACCGTCAATGAGCGCATGAAGATCATTCTGGATGCTCTGCTGCCCCTGCTGATGCCCGTGGCCATTCTGGGCGGCGTCTTTTCCGGTCTGTGCACCGCTACCGAGGCCGCTGTCGTGGCTGTGGTCTACGCGCTGTTCCTCGCCGTGTTCGTCTACCGCGAGCTGACCCTGAAGGACTTCTTCAAGGTGTCTGCTGACGCTGTCGTTTCCACCGGCGTCATCATGCTCATCATCTCCGTCGCTTCTCCCTTCGGCTGGCTCATGTCCACTCAGAAGGTGCCCCAGATGTTTGCAAGCTGGCTGATGAGCATCACCGACTCCAAGTTCCTTATCCTCGCCTTCATCTTCCTGCTGCTGATGATCCTTGGTATGTTCATGGAGACGGTCTGCATCATCATCCTGACCACCCCCATCCTGTTGCCCATCGCGGTATCGGTCGGCCTGACTCCGCTCCACTTCGGCATCGCCCTGCTGATGACCCTGATGGTCGGCAGCCTGACCCCGCCGCTGTCGGTCAACCTGTTTACCTCCTGCCGTGTGCTGGGCATGAAGGTGGACGAGGCCTTTCCCGATACGCTGTACGTCATCGGCACGGTGGCACTCATGGCGATTCTGACCTTCACTATTCCCGGATTGGCGGAATTCCTGCCCGCTGTTCTGGGCGGCTAA
- a CDS encoding glycoside hydrolase family 2 protein yields MRSIAKLMQNWQFTGPDGSTAAVVLPHTWNAKDGQDGGNDYWRGTCTYSTAFAAPAFDAASQQVWLQFEGVNSSAKVLLNGRTICAHDGGYSTFRVHISELLEKDNRLTVEVDNSINDRIYPQKADFTFYGGIYRDVSLMVVPKDHIALGHFGDTGVKITPALKDGKADIRVETLVEGEGVLSVELLDAAGNIVATAEGADAKLHLETPHLWDGVKDPYLYTCVVRLSRDGRVVDEVSNRVGLRTFSVDAKNGFFLNGRPYPLHGVSRHQDRKGVGNAITRAMHDEDMALIRELGANTVRLAHYQHDQYFYDLCDQYGMVVWAEIPYISEHLPNGRANTISQMKELICQNYNHPCIVCWGVSNEITISTKDKADMLDNHRELNDLCHKMDSTRLTTLACYAMCGPFNPVAHITDLVSWNLYLGWYVPGLFLNDLWMDFFHLVYPDRPLGFSEYGAEGMPNLHSAKPRRGDHTEEYQAVYHEYMLRCFDRHKWMWATHVWNMFDFAADARDQGGEPGMNHKGLVTFDRKTKKDSFYLYKAWWSEENFVHICSKRFTDRTESEIEVKVYSNQKSVALYCNGKKLSEQTGEHVFRFRVPLTGNIEVKAVAGDSIDTASFRHVDTPNPSYKLVKTKSKSANWV; encoded by the coding sequence ATGCGAAGCATTGCCAAGCTTATGCAGAACTGGCAGTTCACCGGGCCGGACGGCTCCACGGCAGCCGTCGTGCTGCCCCACACATGGAACGCGAAGGACGGTCAGGACGGCGGCAACGACTACTGGCGCGGCACCTGCACCTACAGCACTGCCTTCGCCGCCCCGGCGTTCGACGCGGCTTCGCAGCAGGTCTGGCTCCAGTTCGAGGGCGTCAACTCCAGCGCCAAGGTCCTGCTGAACGGCAGGACCATCTGCGCCCACGATGGCGGCTACTCCACCTTCCGTGTCCACATCTCTGAGCTGCTGGAAAAGGATAACCGTCTTACCGTCGAGGTGGACAACAGCATCAACGACCGCATCTACCCCCAGAAGGCCGACTTTACCTTCTACGGCGGCATCTACCGCGACGTCAGCCTGATGGTGGTCCCGAAAGACCACATCGCGCTGGGACACTTCGGCGACACCGGCGTGAAGATCACCCCGGCCCTCAAGGACGGCAAGGCCGACATCCGGGTCGAGACCTTGGTCGAGGGCGAGGGCGTCCTCTCCGTTGAGCTGCTGGATGCGGCCGGAAACATTGTCGCCACCGCCGAGGGTGCAGACGCCAAGCTCCACCTCGAGACGCCCCACCTCTGGGACGGCGTGAAGGACCCCTACCTCTACACCTGCGTCGTCCGCCTGAGCCGGGACGGCAGGGTGGTGGATGAAGTGTCCAACCGCGTAGGCCTGCGCACCTTCTCGGTGGACGCCAAGAACGGCTTCTTCCTCAATGGCCGTCCCTACCCGCTCCACGGCGTCTCCCGCCATCAGGACCGCAAGGGCGTAGGCAATGCCATCACCCGCGCGATGCACGACGAGGATATGGCCCTCATCCGGGAGCTGGGTGCGAACACCGTCCGTCTGGCCCATTACCAGCACGACCAGTACTTCTACGACCTCTGTGACCAGTACGGCATGGTGGTCTGGGCGGAGATCCCCTATATTTCCGAGCATCTGCCCAATGGCCGTGCCAACACCATCAGCCAGATGAAAGAGCTGATCTGCCAGAACTACAACCACCCCTGCATCGTCTGCTGGGGCGTCTCCAATGAAATCACCATCTCCACCAAGGACAAGGCCGATATGCTCGACAATCACCGGGAGCTGAACGACCTGTGCCACAAGATGGACTCCACCCGCCTGACCACGCTGGCCTGCTATGCCATGTGCGGCCCCTTCAACCCGGTGGCCCACATCACCGACCTCGTCAGCTGGAACCTCTACCTCGGCTGGTATGTGCCGGGCCTGTTCCTGAACGACCTGTGGATGGACTTCTTCCATCTGGTCTACCCCGACCGTCCGCTGGGCTTCTCCGAGTACGGTGCCGAGGGTATGCCGAACCTCCACAGCGCGAAGCCCCGCCGCGGCGATCACACCGAGGAGTATCAGGCTGTCTACCACGAATATATGCTCCGCTGCTTCGACCGGCATAAGTGGATGTGGGCCACCCACGTCTGGAATATGTTCGACTTTGCAGCCGACGCCCGCGATCAGGGCGGTGAGCCGGGCATGAACCACAAGGGCCTCGTCACCTTCGACCGGAAGACCAAGAAGGACAGCTTCTACCTTTATAAAGCATGGTGGAGCGAAGAGAATTTCGTCCACATCTGCTCCAAGCGGTTCACCGACCGCACCGAGAGCGAGATCGAGGTCAAGGTCTACTCCAACCAGAAGTCCGTCGCCCTCTACTGCAACGGGAAGAAGCTCTCGGAGCAGACGGGCGAGCACGTCTTCCGGTTCCGTGTGCCGCTCACCGGCAACATCGAGGTCAAGGCCGTGGCCGGGGACTCCATCGATACCGCGTCCTTCCGCCATGTGGACACCCCGAACCCCAGCTACAAGCTGGTCAAGACCAAATCCAAGAGCGCGAACTGGGTCTGA
- a CDS encoding substrate-binding domain-containing protein: MKISRRNFLKVLGSATMAGALAACGGSSSTSAAVSGAASTAAAAAPGTTYTMNIGSVMSASHPSIVALQSFEKAVEERTNGGIQVEIYTDSALGGESDLIEQVRGGSTEACMQMGAANFEGINAEVNVALLPFLFTSLDNARNAWGGDFGAQFAEKLIEPMGFKVLSIWESGYRHMTNNTRPLEKPEDLKGIKFRTNENSMKVAMYDALDASIVIMAFSDVYTGLQNGTIDGQENPLSNIYSSSLQDVQKYLSLTGHMYDAAPFVCNMDWFNSLPTEYQEILMEEAKNAREIDLEENDENKYLDLLKEAGMEVNEVDKAAFQAKMDGVWADYASQYADGQSWIDLATSFNK; the protein is encoded by the coding sequence ATGAAAATCTCTCGCAGAAATTTCCTGAAGGTTCTTGGCTCTGCAACAATGGCAGGCGCTCTGGCAGCCTGCGGCGGTTCTTCTTCCACCAGCGCTGCTGTCTCCGGCGCAGCATCGACTGCCGCAGCGGCAGCTCCCGGCACTACTTATACGATGAATATCGGCTCGGTCATGAGTGCATCTCACCCCTCCATCGTCGCGCTGCAGAGCTTTGAAAAGGCTGTTGAGGAGCGCACTAACGGCGGCATTCAGGTCGAGATCTACACTGATAGCGCGTTGGGCGGTGAGAGCGACCTGATTGAGCAGGTGCGTGGCGGTTCCACAGAGGCCTGCATGCAGATGGGTGCTGCAAACTTCGAGGGCATCAACGCAGAGGTCAACGTGGCCCTGTTGCCCTTCCTGTTTACCAGTCTGGACAATGCTCGTAATGCATGGGGCGGCGATTTCGGCGCTCAGTTCGCCGAGAAGCTCATTGAGCCCATGGGATTCAAGGTCCTGTCCATCTGGGAGAGCGGCTACCGTCACATGACCAACAACACCCGCCCGCTGGAAAAGCCCGAGGATCTGAAGGGAATCAAGTTCCGCACCAACGAGAACAGCATGAAGGTCGCCATGTACGACGCACTGGACGCTTCCATCGTCATCATGGCCTTCTCTGATGTTTACACCGGCCTGCAGAACGGCACCATCGATGGTCAGGAGAACCCGCTGTCCAACATCTACTCTTCTTCTCTTCAGGACGTGCAGAAATACCTGTCCCTCACCGGCCACATGTATGACGCCGCTCCTTTCGTCTGCAATATGGACTGGTTCAACAGCCTGCCCACCGAGTATCAGGAAATCTTGATGGAAGAGGCCAAGAACGCCCGTGAGATCGATCTGGAAGAGAACGATGAAAACAAGTACCTCGACCTGCTGAAGGAAGCAGGCATGGAGGTCAACGAGGTCGATAAGGCTGCCTTCCAGGCCAAGATGGACGGCGTGTGGGCCGATTACGCCTCTCAGTACGCCGACGGCCAGAGCTGGATCGACTTGGCCACCTCTTTTAATAAGTAA